A genomic window from Pseudanabaenaceae cyanobacterium SKYG29 includes:
- a CDS encoding STAS domain-containing protein, which translates to MNADIKIIAPSGRLDITNVAKFRLDISGAVALKPKAILIDLKDVTFMDSSGLGALVSALKTARSSQCDLYICSLSEQVQMLFNLTSMSKIFKIYPDRESCLQDLGVSQAK; encoded by the coding sequence ATGAATGCTGACATCAAGATCATTGCACCCTCTGGAAGACTGGACATAACTAACGTTGCCAAGTTTCGGCTGGACATATCAGGTGCAGTTGCCCTCAAGCCTAAAGCGATCCTGATTGACCTCAAAGATGTGACGTTTATGGACAGTTCTGGGTTGGGTGCTCTGGTGTCTGCTCTCAAAACTGCCCGATCGTCCCAGTGCGACCTCTACATCTGTTCCCTTAGCGAACAAGTGCAAATGCTGTTTAACCTCACCAGTATGAGCAAAATTTTTAAGATTTATCCCGATCGGGAAAGCTGCCTGCAGGATTTGGGTGTATCTCAGGCGAAGTAG
- a CDS encoding iron-containing alcohol dehydrogenase family protein, producing the protein MPKATSIAIAPSRVLKGKQVLPTLGEMLQGERLFAMAGQRAWDVVSPYLKGWDVVVSEPIGECCEAQLERLQQQVAELQPTFLLGIGGGKVLDTAKFIADRCQLPIATIPTSGATCAAWTALSNIYSEAGAFLYDVALGKCPDVVVIDYEILATAPPQTILAGIGDALAKWYEASVSSGSSEATLVISAVQAARVLRDILFQKGQEAVEHPGSAVWQEVMDGTIVMAGLIGGLGGAQCRTVAAHAIHNGLTHLPLSHHKLHGEKVAYGILVQLRLEELQGNQLAATARQQLLQFYHSIGLPCSLEDLGLGNISLNELHRVAEIACQPRSDIHRLPFSVSIEQVQAAMVSTTAPLVRA; encoded by the coding sequence ATGCCCAAAGCAACGTCCATTGCCATTGCTCCCAGTCGTGTCCTCAAAGGTAAACAGGTTCTCCCCACACTAGGGGAAATGCTCCAAGGGGAGCGTCTCTTTGCTATGGCGGGTCAGCGGGCTTGGGATGTTGTCTCCCCCTACCTAAAGGGCTGGGATGTGGTTGTCAGTGAACCGATCGGGGAGTGCTGTGAGGCTCAGCTAGAGCGTTTGCAGCAGCAGGTAGCAGAACTACAACCTACCTTTCTACTGGGGATCGGGGGTGGCAAAGTGCTGGATACTGCCAAATTCATTGCCGATCGGTGTCAATTGCCCATTGCTACTATCCCTACTAGTGGTGCCACCTGTGCAGCCTGGACAGCATTGAGCAATATCTACTCAGAAGCAGGGGCTTTTCTCTACGATGTTGCCCTGGGTAAGTGTCCAGATGTCGTAGTAATTGATTACGAGATTTTGGCGACTGCTCCCCCCCAAACGATCCTGGCGGGAATTGGCGATGCCCTTGCCAAGTGGTATGAAGCCTCTGTTAGCAGTGGCAGTAGCGAAGCCACCTTAGTCATCAGTGCAGTACAAGCAGCAAGGGTATTACGGGATATTTTGTTCCAGAAAGGACAAGAGGCGGTAGAACATCCCGGCAGTGCAGTCTGGCAGGAAGTCATGGATGGCACGATCGTTATGGCGGGATTGATTGGCGGGCTAGGGGGTGCCCAGTGTCGCACTGTAGCGGCTCATGCCATTCACAATGGTTTAACCCATTTACCCCTGAGTCATCACAAGCTCCACGGGGAAAAAGTAGCCTATGGCATCTTAGTACAGCTGCGCCTAGAGGAGTTACAAGGCAATCAATTAGCAGCCACTGCTAGGCAACAACTGTTGCAGTTCTATCACAGTATAGGTCTACCCTGTAGTCTGGAGGATTTGGGCTTAGGGAATATTAGTTTGAATGAACTGCACAGAGTAGCAGAAATTGCCTGTCAACCCCGCTCAGACATCCACCGTTTACCTTTCAGTGTATCGATCGAGCAGGTGCAGGCAGCGATGGTTTCTACCACAGCGCCTCTAGTTCGTGCTTGA
- the nth gene encoding endonuclease III, translated as MKERALEILDRLKQLYPDATCTLNYATPVQLLVAVILSAQCTDERVNMVTPALFARFPDAHALAQADPEELMTLIRSTGFYRNKAKHIQATCRLLVEKYQGQVPQTMAELLQLPGVARKTANVVLAHAFGINAGVTVDTHVKRLSQRLGLTQSDDPSKIEQDLMVLLPQQEWENWSIRLIYHGRAVCNARKPHCDRCGLADLCPSATT; from the coding sequence GTGAAAGAACGCGCCCTTGAAATTCTCGATCGTTTGAAACAACTTTATCCTGATGCTACCTGCACCCTCAATTACGCTACTCCTGTGCAACTGTTGGTGGCGGTAATTCTCTCTGCCCAATGTACGGATGAACGGGTGAATATGGTTACCCCTGCCCTGTTTGCCCGCTTCCCCGATGCCCATGCCCTGGCTCAAGCTGACCCAGAAGAGTTGATGACACTGATCCGATCGACAGGGTTTTACCGCAACAAAGCCAAGCATATCCAAGCTACCTGTCGCCTGCTGGTAGAGAAATATCAGGGGCAGGTGCCCCAGACAATGGCGGAGTTATTGCAATTACCCGGGGTGGCGCGCAAGACTGCCAATGTAGTGCTAGCCCATGCCTTTGGTATCAATGCGGGAGTGACAGTGGATACCCACGTCAAACGCCTATCCCAGCGATTGGGTTTAACTCAGAGTGATGACCCCAGCAAGATTGAACAGGATTTGATGGTGCTCTTACCCCAGCAGGAGTGGGAGAATTGGTCGATACGGTTGATTTATCACGGGCGCGCCGTATGTAACGCTAGAAAACCTCACTGCGATCGCTGTGGCTTGGCTGATCTCTGTCCTAGTGCCACGACTTGA
- a CDS encoding SpoIIE family protein phosphatase, with translation MTHILIIDDDPSARLIISRSLAREGYEVVQAENGKQGLEIAQQITPALIICDWNMPKMNGLEVCRQVKSHPDLMHTHFILLTARDEVSDLVRGLENGADDFLSKPANPSELRARVRAGIRLNRANRELQRQKQILEEELAQAARYVRSLLPSELQGEVQTQSYFLPSIQLGGDCFDYFWLDDQHLIIYLLDVSGHGVGAALLSVSVQNLLRSARSDAIAIDLTQPQAVLHKLNETFLMENHQDMFFTIWYGVYNRHNNQLSYTSAGHPPALLVTPKGTEHLGTASLPIGVVPDSDYPPQTVTVPPQSRLYVFSDGAYEIPQAEGGIWGLDNLTKTISQTSHGLEVVLQAVKGMKLEDDLSIVELYFA, from the coding sequence ATGACCCATATTCTCATCATTGATGACGATCCTTCCGCGCGCTTGATTATTTCCCGCTCCCTCGCCAGGGAGGGATATGAAGTGGTACAGGCAGAAAATGGCAAACAGGGACTGGAAATTGCCCAACAAATTACCCCTGCTCTGATCATTTGCGATTGGAATATGCCCAAGATGAATGGGTTAGAAGTATGCCGCCAAGTGAAATCCCATCCTGACTTGATGCACACCCACTTTATTCTGTTGACAGCTAGAGATGAAGTGAGTGACTTAGTCAGGGGTTTAGAAAACGGGGCTGACGATTTTCTATCCAAACCAGCTAACCCCAGTGAACTAAGGGCTAGAGTTAGGGCAGGTATTCGCCTCAACAGGGCTAATCGGGAATTGCAGAGACAAAAACAAATTTTAGAGGAGGAACTAGCTCAAGCAGCTCGTTATGTGCGATCGTTGCTGCCGTCTGAATTACAAGGAGAAGTACAAACCCAGTCCTATTTTCTGCCTTCTATTCAGCTGGGGGGAGATTGTTTTGATTACTTTTGGCTGGACGATCAGCACTTGATTATCTATCTCCTGGATGTATCGGGTCATGGCGTGGGCGCTGCTTTATTATCTGTCTCTGTGCAAAACCTGTTGCGCAGTGCTCGATCGGACGCAATTGCCATTGATCTAACCCAACCCCAGGCAGTTCTGCATAAACTAAATGAAACTTTCCTCATGGAAAACCACCAGGATATGTTTTTTACTATTTGGTATGGAGTCTACAACCGTCACAATAACCAGCTCAGCTATACCAGCGCGGGTCACCCGCCTGCCCTCCTAGTTACGCCCAAGGGCACAGAGCATTTAGGCACAGCCAGTTTACCCATTGGTGTGGTACCTGACAGTGACTACCCCCCACAAACGGTAACAGTTCCCCCCCAAAGTCGGCTGTACGTGTTTAGCGATGGTGCATACGAGATTCCCCAGGCTGAAGGGGGCATCTGGGGTTTGGATAACTTGACTAAAACCATCAGCCAGACCTCCCATGGTTTAGAAGTGGTACTGCAAGCAGTCAAAGGCATGAAACTAGAGGATGACCTCTCTATCGTGGAACTCTACTTCGCCTGA
- the rpe gene encoding ribulose-phosphate 3-epimerase: MAQKQVVIAPSILSADFSRLGEEIKNVDAAGADWIHVDVMDGRFVPNITIGPLVVEAIRPVTQKPLDVHLMIVEPEKYVPEFAKAGADIITVHAEHNACPHLHRNLAQIKELGKMAGVSLNPSTPLSLIEYVLDLCDLVLIMSVNPGFGGQSFIPQVVPKIAKLRQMCDERGLDPWIEVDGGLKANNTWQVLEVGANAIVAGSAVFKAPDYAQAISQIRNSKRPELVMA, from the coding sequence ATGGCTCAAAAACAAGTAGTGATTGCTCCTTCTATTCTCTCTGCTGACTTTAGTCGCCTGGGGGAGGAAATTAAAAATGTCGATGCGGCAGGGGCGGACTGGATTCACGTGGATGTCATGGATGGGCGGTTTGTCCCCAATATCACGATCGGTCCGTTGGTGGTAGAAGCAATCCGTCCTGTCACCCAGAAACCCCTGGATGTGCATTTGATGATTGTGGAACCGGAAAAGTACGTGCCTGAGTTCGCCAAAGCTGGGGCAGATATTATCACTGTCCATGCGGAACACAATGCCTGTCCCCATCTCCATCGCAACCTGGCGCAAATCAAAGAGCTGGGGAAAATGGCGGGAGTGTCTTTGAATCCCTCTACACCCCTCAGTCTCATTGAATACGTGTTAGACCTGTGTGACTTGGTGCTAATTATGAGTGTCAACCCTGGTTTTGGTGGGCAGAGCTTCATTCCCCAGGTTGTCCCCAAAATTGCTAAACTGCGGCAAATGTGTGACGAACGGGGTCTTGATCCCTGGATTGAGGTGGACGGCGGTCTCAAAGCTAACAATACTTGGCAGGTGTTGGAAGTGGGAGCTAACGCGATCGTGGCCGGTTCGGCAGTCTTCAAAGCCCCTGATTATGCTCAAGCAATTTCACAAATCCGCAACAGTAAGCGACCTGAGCTGGTAATGGCATAA
- the psbP gene encoding photosystem II reaction center PsbP, which yields MMRKGIAVLLIILLTCLGGCVSPTSGLLPYSDARDGYRFLYPNGWVQKSVQGGADVLFHDIIQPLENVSVVIGELKSVQKLGDLGSPQAVGERVRDRIIAPPESNRKAELISATSQTVNGKEYYLLEYAIDAGNGRQRHDLVAVTANNRRLYTLDISAPENRWAKVKDMFEQVVRSFQVE from the coding sequence ATGATGAGAAAGGGAATAGCTGTACTGCTAATAATTTTGCTGACTTGCTTGGGTGGATGTGTGTCGCCTACGAGCGGCTTACTACCCTACAGTGACGCGCGGGATGGCTATCGCTTTCTCTACCCCAACGGTTGGGTACAAAAGTCAGTCCAAGGTGGCGCCGATGTTCTCTTCCATGATATAATCCAGCCCCTGGAAAATGTATCCGTCGTGATTGGTGAACTTAAAAGTGTGCAAAAGCTAGGGGACTTAGGCTCGCCCCAGGCAGTGGGGGAACGGGTTAGGGATAGAATCATTGCTCCCCCCGAATCCAATCGCAAAGCAGAACTAATCAGTGCTACCAGCCAGACTGTCAATGGCAAAGAATATTACTTACTGGAGTATGCTATCGATGCCGGTAATGGCAGGCAACGCCACGACCTAGTAGCAGTGACAGCTAACAACAGACGGCTCTACACCCTTGACATTTCAGCCCCTGAGAATCGCTGGGCGAAGGTAAAAGATATGTTTGAGCAGGTAGTGCGATCCTTCCAAGTGGAATAG
- the xth gene encoding exodeoxyribonuclease III — protein MEIATWNVNSIRSRLEQVKNWLLAHPQVELLAVQETKVTDSDFPTAPLQELGYHVYCWGQKSYNGVAFITKKELATIKRGFASVLPQAKIWDEQKRVIAALWDDILIVNLYCPNGSAIGSDKYAYKLEWFQVLKEYLQVLQAEQERIILCGDFNVALTDLDIHDPTARETKVMASDAERSALQSILDLGFVDILRKFHPEPGHYTWWDYRSGAWRRNWGWRIDYHFVSLPLVDRVSDAWIDPAPRRLPQPSDHTPVVLQC, from the coding sequence ATGGAAATTGCTACTTGGAATGTCAACTCTATTCGCTCTCGCCTAGAGCAGGTAAAAAATTGGCTGTTAGCGCATCCCCAGGTGGAGTTATTGGCGGTGCAGGAGACAAAAGTTACTGATTCTGATTTCCCCACCGCCCCCTTGCAGGAACTGGGCTATCACGTTTACTGTTGGGGACAAAAAAGCTATAACGGCGTAGCATTCATCACCAAAAAAGAACTAGCCACTATAAAACGGGGATTTGCCAGTGTTCTGCCCCAGGCTAAGATTTGGGATGAACAAAAACGAGTAATCGCCGCTCTCTGGGATGACATCCTGATTGTCAATCTCTACTGTCCCAACGGCAGTGCAATTGGCAGTGACAAGTATGCCTACAAGTTAGAGTGGTTTCAAGTCCTCAAAGAGTATTTACAGGTTTTACAAGCAGAGCAAGAACGTATTATTCTCTGCGGCGATTTCAATGTCGCTCTTACGGATTTGGACATCCATGACCCCACAGCCAGGGAAACTAAAGTTATGGCATCAGATGCTGAACGATCGGCATTGCAGTCCATCTTAGACTTAGGTTTTGTTGATATTTTGCGGAAGTTTCACCCAGAGCCGGGACACTACACTTGGTGGGACTATCGCAGTGGTGCCTGGCGGCGCAATTGGGGCTGGCGGATCGACTACCATTTCGTCTCCTTACCCCTCGTTGACAGGGTGAGTGATGCCTGGATTGACCCTGCCCCCCGCCGTTTACCCCAGCCTAGCGACCATACTCCTGTGGTTTTACAGTGCTGA
- the glgA gene encoding glycogen synthase GlgA, with protein sequence MYIVQVATECAPVIKAGGLGDVVYGLSREVERRGHCVEVILPKYDCMRYDHIWGLHVAYQDMWVPWYGGAIHCTVFCGWVHGQLCFFIEPHSGDNFFNRGHYYGALDDHMRFAFFSKAALEFLLVTNKRPDVIHCHDWQTGLLPVMLYEIYKYHGMWNQRVCYTIHNFRHQGVCGPEPLWGTGLNREDYYFHWDRLQDNRHPTAINFMKGGIVYSNYINTVSPHHAWEARFSDIGCGLQPTLEVHQVKFGGILNGVDYSVWNPEIDRYIPFHYTIDTIEEKEKNKKALRERLLLKDDPDKPIVCYIGRLDEQKGVHLVHHAIYYSLGKGAQFVLLGSATEHHIGTWFWHEKQYLNNNPDCHLEIGFNEELSHLIYAGADIIIVPSNYEPCGLTQMIGLKYGTVPVVRGVGGLVNTVFDWDYDTYHPPEERNGFVFFQTDWHALESALGRAISLWKTDRDTFRQLQIQGMKYDNSWRIPGEKYVGVYDYIRVH encoded by the coding sequence ATGTATATTGTCCAAGTTGCCACGGAGTGTGCCCCAGTCATTAAGGCGGGGGGTCTGGGTGATGTGGTTTACGGGCTAAGCCGTGAGGTAGAACGGCGCGGGCACTGTGTGGAGGTGATCCTCCCCAAATACGACTGTATGCGCTATGACCACATCTGGGGCTTGCACGTTGCCTATCAGGATATGTGGGTGCCCTGGTACGGGGGAGCGATTCACTGCACGGTCTTTTGTGGTTGGGTGCATGGTCAGCTGTGCTTTTTCATTGAACCCCACTCTGGCGACAACTTTTTTAATCGCGGGCATTACTACGGTGCCCTTGATGACCACATGCGCTTTGCCTTTTTCAGTAAAGCGGCTTTGGAATTTCTCCTGGTAACTAACAAACGTCCCGATGTCATTCATTGCCACGATTGGCAAACGGGTCTGCTCCCCGTCATGCTCTACGAAATCTACAAGTATCACGGGATGTGGAATCAAAGGGTTTGTTATACTATTCACAATTTCCGTCACCAGGGGGTGTGCGGCCCAGAGCCACTTTGGGGTACGGGTCTGAATCGGGAAGATTACTATTTCCACTGGGATAGGTTGCAGGATAATCGTCACCCCACAGCTATCAATTTTATGAAGGGGGGAATTGTTTACTCTAACTACATCAATACGGTGTCGCCCCACCATGCCTGGGAAGCGCGCTTTAGTGACATTGGCTGCGGTCTGCAACCTACGTTGGAAGTACATCAGGTGAAATTTGGCGGCATCCTCAATGGGGTGGACTACAGTGTGTGGAACCCCGAAATCGATCGTTATATCCCCTTCCACTACACTATCGACACGATCGAGGAGAAGGAAAAAAACAAGAAAGCTCTGCGGGAAAGATTACTGCTCAAAGATGACCCTGATAAACCGATCGTTTGTTACATTGGCAGGCTAGATGAACAGAAAGGTGTGCATCTGGTACACCATGCTATATATTATTCCCTGGGTAAGGGAGCCCAGTTTGTACTGTTGGGATCAGCGACGGAACACCACATTGGCACCTGGTTTTGGCACGAAAAGCAATATTTGAATAATAATCCTGACTGTCATTTGGAGATTGGTTTCAACGAAGAGCTATCCCATTTGATCTACGCGGGAGCTGATATTATCATTGTCCCCAGCAATTACGAGCCCTGTGGGTTGACCCAGATGATTGGTCTAAAGTATGGGACTGTGCCTGTGGTGCGGGGTGTAGGCGGTTTAGTGAATACCGTTTTTGATTGGGACTATGACACCTATCATCCCCCCGAAGAGCGCAATGGTTTCGTCTTTTTCCAAACGGACTGGCATGCCCTCGAATCAGCCCTGGGAAGAGCAATCAGCCTCTGGAAGACCGATCGGGATACTTTCAGGCAACTGCAAATTCAAGGGATGAAGTATGATAATTCTTGGCGCATTCCTGGCGAAAAATACGTAGGGGTGTATGACTATATTCGGGTGCATTGA
- the ykgO gene encoding type B 50S ribosomal protein L36, producing the protein MKVVSSLKSVKKRHPDCKVVRRRGKVYVICKTNPKYKARQG; encoded by the coding sequence ATGAAAGTTGTCAGTTCCCTCAAATCAGTGAAGAAACGTCACCCTGACTGCAAAGTAGTGCGGCGGCGAGGCAAAGTCTATGTCATCTGCAAAACTAACCCCAAGTATAAAGCCAGACAGGGCTAG
- a CDS encoding ATP-binding protein, with amino-acid sequence MPNPRSPAESNLVGELDFGKPSPAVDPPPSELVPSELDCAKPSPTVEPPPGELVPSELDCAKPSPRVEPPSGELVPSELDCAKPSPTVEPPSGELVEPEPAKSRLVGRVFATEQYPSTPDTFYFWTEWDSPVGIGTIVRVTVPQPSQRQFYKRADYWHIYGIVTEAQGYTDLVSALYDYIGSDQNPHLADAAPTKRPEIRTFKAAVLRMEPEEPMQPVPIGPVYLAADEDVLVSLRMKEYVDKGRGIPVGVYVKGGRQSPVYLDADFLLGPEAAHLNITGVSGLATKTSLVEFLLKSIFTHYYPDRADKGVAAVFFNVKGPDLLYLDIPPKDGLSAEELEIYAKLGIPPTPFENVYYYAPYKPDGINLNTLRTHAELMHNVYPLRWGLKEIFEYTEVLLNRDDIDAKADALLSLIEEKVINHPDVRYTEGVKVTDFVKLEEWFQRVIESLQADNKKEWYSHHLATIYKVRNRLINITNRCKGLVGNDEEVSDLPWGNFRKNTIYVIDVANLEPAAQDLIFTRVVSKIRELLELNALGVERVIIFVDELNKYAGTDTGDTYLRRTLLDIAERGRYLGEVLFSAQQFRSQVHKRIVGNCGTALYGRMDMDELSTPGYSTLSAAVKTKLATLPKGELMIRHPHFTQPVFVKFPRPPVMTGNDGRMLYPPQESLSFAEAIVCRLHKLDPSLCPHKIKDIIAGIDAELVLKQVNTIERTRPKDILGMLKNSLKTVPVRPINSNPHKVPVKPIVFDDDPYGD; translated from the coding sequence ATGCCAAACCCGCGATCCCCTGCAGAAAGCAACTTGGTTGGTGAGCTTGACTTCGGTAAACCCAGTCCTGCGGTTGACCCCCCGCCTAGTGAGCTTGTCCCATCAGAGTTAGACTGCGCTAAACCCAGTCCTACGGTTGAACCCCCGCCTGGTGAGCTTGTCCCATCAGAGTTAGACTGCGCTAAACCCAGTCCTAGGGTTGAACCCCCGTCTGGTGAGCTTGTCCCATCAGAGTTAGACTGCGCTAAACCCAGTCCTACGGTTGAACCCCCGTCTGGTGAGCTTGTCGAACCAGAGCCTGCTAAATCCCGCCTAGTTGGTCGAGTCTTTGCCACGGAACAATATCCCAGTACCCCTGACACCTTCTATTTTTGGACAGAATGGGATTCCCCTGTGGGCATTGGCACGATCGTGCGGGTCACAGTCCCTCAACCTTCCCAGCGGCAGTTCTACAAGCGGGCGGACTATTGGCACATCTACGGCATTGTCACGGAAGCGCAGGGCTATACCGACCTCGTATCAGCCCTCTATGACTACATTGGCTCTGACCAGAATCCCCATTTGGCAGACGCAGCTCCTACCAAGCGTCCCGAAATTCGTACCTTCAAAGCCGCTGTCCTGCGCATGGAGCCGGAAGAACCTATGCAACCTGTCCCGATCGGACCCGTTTATCTGGCAGCGGACGAAGATGTGTTGGTCTCCCTCAGGATGAAGGAATATGTGGACAAAGGGAGGGGCATTCCTGTAGGGGTGTATGTCAAGGGGGGAAGACAATCCCCTGTCTATCTGGACGCGGATTTTTTGCTGGGACCGGAAGCTGCCCATCTCAACATCACAGGTGTCTCCGGCTTGGCCACCAAAACTTCCCTGGTGGAATTTCTCCTAAAAAGTATTTTTACTCACTACTATCCCGATCGGGCGGATAAGGGAGTAGCGGCAGTTTTTTTCAACGTCAAGGGACCAGACCTACTTTACTTGGACATACCACCCAAAGACGGTTTATCTGCGGAAGAGCTAGAGATTTACGCAAAACTAGGCATTCCACCCACGCCCTTCGAGAATGTCTACTACTATGCTCCCTATAAACCCGATGGTATTAACCTCAACACCCTACGCACCCATGCCGAGTTGATGCACAACGTTTATCCTCTGCGGTGGGGGTTAAAAGAGATTTTTGAATATACAGAAGTGCTCCTTAACAGGGATGATATAGATGCCAAGGCAGATGCCTTACTGTCTTTGATTGAGGAAAAAGTAATTAACCATCCCGATGTGCGCTATACAGAAGGTGTGAAAGTCACTGATTTTGTCAAGCTAGAGGAATGGTTTCAGCGGGTAATTGAGTCACTACAGGCAGACAACAAAAAAGAGTGGTATAGTCATCATCTAGCAACTATTTACAAGGTACGCAATCGCTTAATTAATATTACAAACAGATGCAAGGGCTTGGTGGGTAATGATGAAGAGGTTAGTGATTTACCCTGGGGCAATTTCCGAAAGAACACAATTTATGTGATCGATGTGGCGAACCTAGAACCTGCCGCTCAGGATTTAATTTTTACCAGAGTTGTCAGCAAGATTCGGGAGTTATTAGAGTTAAATGCTTTGGGGGTAGAACGGGTGATAATTTTTGTGGATGAGTTAAATAAGTACGCTGGCACAGATACAGGCGATACCTATTTAAGACGTACTTTGCTAGACATTGCCGAACGGGGGCGTTATTTGGGGGAAGTATTATTTTCCGCACAACAATTTCGGTCTCAGGTACACAAAAGAATTGTAGGTAACTGTGGCACTGCTCTGTATGGACGCATGGATATGGACGAACTTTCCACCCCTGGTTATAGCACTCTATCGGCAGCAGTTAAAACCAAATTAGCCACCCTACCTAAAGGGGAATTGATGATTAGACACCCCCACTTCACCCAACCAGTATTTGTCAAATTTCCTCGCCCCCCGGTAATGACTGGTAACGACGGCAGAATGCTTTACCCCCCCCAAGAGTCCCTCAGTTTTGCCGAAGCGATCGTTTGTCGTCTGCACAAGCTTGATCCCTCCCTCTGTCCCCATAAAATCAAGGACATTATTGCTGGCATAGATGCAGAATTGGTGCTTAAACAGGTGAATACGATCGAAAGAACACGCCCCAAAGATATTTTGGGGATGCTAAAGAATTCCCTGAAGACTGTACCTGTGCGCCCGATTAACAGCAACCCCCACAAGGTACCAGTAAAACCAATAGTGTTTGATGACGACCCCTATGGCGACTAG